The following proteins are co-located in the Vigna angularis cultivar LongXiaoDou No.4 chromosome 2, ASM1680809v1, whole genome shotgun sequence genome:
- the LOC128195515 gene encoding uncharacterized protein LOC128195515: MEKNFWKPRVHKPGKVEEVEMATQTRIPSSSQDPNSNRDKIPKISSPTSTTPQGRKKLPSSLQKLNNVEDKRVETLEKELDALFRNYKKAMAEKVYVELSQCGGSRNAVIAVLLEESDLPLSKLVEEIHDRLNEKVGSGAIVLAEPEPVTYATVKTIVLLEGHRVTYGLPNADANVSEDYTESCLWCWETKNLELLPQSVRGQVGVRRMCRRRIHDRIIAVSETIEALKRVRKVSTNLSRTIPEADIRSLVDSWRSNHAQGKREQMENMESTFRKKQKVNNDLIYDILVKIFLSLNVVDVAVASLVCKSWNNACRDPSLWNKIDLSRLRSYCFNIPFNKVGAYRHSSLQMTQFLKHLLDLSNGNTTYIIFNFYVYLTNEQFIMVAQRTPNLKRVVLPKTGDFLRAGVDTVLSLWRGLESITTTSAVSNYYMILAIGKHYNNITVLKFSDGNFEEKHALAMTKYTPKLKILSIRHLIISWKALLCVLNFLEDLEKVNICNSLILDTAYPRAFVEMSELKDLLPTSSMEKLIYCETGTCLRCMNGRDTTRSRQPDGPLEDIWGEDEIASLVHLPQPSEAERFATRHVRVLPS; the protein is encoded by the exons ATGGAGAAGAACTTCTGGAAACCCAG AGTTCACAAGCCAGGAAAAGTGGAAGAGGTGGAAATGGCAACGCAGACAAGAATACCATCTTCTTCTCAAGATCCAAATTCAAATCGTGACAAGATTCCAAAGATTAGTAGTCCGACGAGCACCACCCCGCAGGGCCGGAAGAAACTTCCATCGAGCCTGCAAAAACTAAATAATGTCGAGGATAAGAGAGTTGAAACCCTAGAGAAGGAGCTCGACGCCTTGTTCCGCAATTATAAGAAAGCCATGGCTGAAAAAGTCTACGTCGAACTGAGCCAGTGCGGTGGTTCACGAAACGCCGTCATAGCGGTTCTGCTGGAGGAGAGTGACCTTCCGCTGTCGAAGCTTGTTGAAGAGATCCACGACAGATTGAACGAGAAGGTCGGTAGCGGTGCAATCGTGCTGGCGGAGCCGGAGCCAGTGACCTATGCCACTGTAAAGACTATTGTATTGCTTGAGGGACATAGAGTGACTTATGGATTGCCTAATGCCGATGCTAATGTATCAGAGGACTACACCGAGTCGTGTCTTTGGTGTTGGGAG ACGAAGAATTTAGAATTGTTGCCGCAATCTGTCCGAGGACAGGTTGGTGTTCGACGCATGTGCCGGAGGAGGATCCATGATAGGATTATAGCGGTCTCTG aaaccATAGAAGCTCTGAAAAGGGTAAGGAAGGTCTCGACCAACCTCAGTAGAACTATTCCTGAGGCAGATATCCGCTCTTTAGTAGATAGTTGGAGAAGCAACCATGCACAAG GAAAACGTGAACAAATGGAGAATATGGAATCAACATTTCGAAAAAAGCAGAAAGTGAATAACGATTTGATATATGATATTCttgtaaaaatctttttatccCTCAACGTTGTGGATGTTGCAGTTGCCTCCCTAGTTTGCAAATCTTGGAATAATGCTTGTCGGGACCCATCTCTATGGAACAAGATTGATCTCTCCAGACTCCGTTCTTACTGCTTCAACATACCATTCAATAAAGTTGGAGCTTACAGACACTCAAGTTTGCAGATGACTCAattcttgaaacatcttcttgaTCTGAGTAATGGAAATACCACCTacattatattcaatttttatgtttaCCTAACCAATGAACAGTTCATCATGGTGGCACAAAG GACCCCAAACCTGAAACGAGTTGTTCTACCAAAGACGGGTGATTTCTTAAGAGCAGGAGTGGACACCGTACTGAGCTTATGGAGAGGTCTTGAATCCATTACCACTACTTCTGCTGTGTCCAATTATTACATGATCCTAGCTATTGGAAAACACTACAACAACATCACCGTGCTGAAATTTTCTGATGGCAACTTTGAAGAAAAGCATGCTTTGGCCATGACTAAATACACCCCGAAGTTGAAGATATTGAGCATTCGGCATTTAATAATTAGCTGGAAGGCATTGTTGTGTGTGCTGAATTTCTTGGAAGATTTGGAGAAGGTGAACATATGCAACAGTTTGATTCTGGACACAGCATATCCTCGAGCATTTGTAGAGATGAGTGAGCTAAAGGACCTTTTGCCAACATCGAGTATGgaaaagcttatatattgtgaAACAGGAACGTGCTTGAGGTGCATGAATGGTAGAGACACTACTCGAAGCAGACAACCAGATGGACCCCTTGAAGATATATGGGGAGAGGATGAAATAGCATCTCTTGTACATTTGCCTCAACCTTCTGAGGCTGAAAGGTTTGCTACCAGACATGTAAGAGTGCTACCTTCATGA